GCCTTGGTCAGCTCCCGGCAGACGGCGGCCGGCCGGTCCGTTCCGAGTACGTCGGCGGCGGATTTTAGGCAGGCGGCCAGCCGGTTCGGGCTTTCGAAAAACATCAGCGTCGCAGCTACCGTCTTGAATTCGCCAAGCCGGTCGCGCCGGGCCTTGTCCTTGGACGGCAGAAACCCTGCAAATAGGAACGCGTCGCTGGGCAGGCCTGAAGCCACAAGCGCTGCCATCGGCGCCGAGGCGCCTGGGATCGGAATCACCGGCACGCCGGCCTCGATTGCGGTTTGCGACAGCCGGTAGCCGGGATCGGAAATTAGCGGCGTACCGGCGTCAGATATCAGCGCCACGCTCTTTCCCGCATCAAGCGCGGCCATCAGTTTCGGCCCGACGCGCTCCGCATTGTGCTCGTGATAGGCGTAAGGCCGGGTGGTGATGCCGAAGCGATCGAGCAGCACCCGGCTGACGCGGGTGTCCTCGCAGGCGATGATGTCGGCGCCGGCGAGCGTTTCCAGCGCGCGGATGCTGATGTCACCGAGATTGCCGATCGGTGTGGCTACCAGATAAAGCCCCGGCGACAGCGGTCGAGCGTCCACCTCATGCGCGCCGATGCGGAATTGTCGCTCAGGCTGCGCAGCCGGATCACTGGCTTTGCCGGCGTCTGTTTCGGCTCGGCTCTGTGTGTGCTTGCGTGTCATTTTCGCTCCGCCGCCATCTGAATTTTTTGGATGCGGGCCAGCCGGTATCCGGGTTCGAGCGTGCCCTAACGGGATAGGCCGGAACGGGGCAAAAAACAACGGCAAGATGTCGGGTGTCAGGCCGGGATCGCCTTGGGGGCTGGTCGCGTGCGGGCGATCCTGTTCACCAGTTCCGGAATCAGCAAGGCCGGTGCCGGCCTGGCGAAATAGAAACCCTGAACCGAATCGCAGCCCGTGCTTGTCGCCACCTTGACCTCTTCAAGGGTTTCCGTTCCCTCCACCACCAGATTGAAGCCGAGGCCGCGGCCAAGCTCGAGCACGCCGCGCAGGACCCGCTGCTTGCGGTAATCGGTGTCGGCATCGGAGACGAAGCTACGGTCGATTTTGAGCTGGTCGAACGGCAGCCGGTTGAGATAGCCCAGCGAAGAATACCCCGAACCGAAATCATCAAGCGACAGCGAGACGCCCAGCGCCCGAATGGCGGAAAGCACCGCTGCGATGCGGTGTTCACTGTGATCGACGAACACGCTTTCGGTGATCTCGATGCAGAGATCGTGCCCCGACAGGCCGTGGCGCGCGAGCGTCTCTTTGACCAGGCCGACGAAATTGCTCTGCCACAGCTGGATCGGCGAAACATTGACGGAAATATGTTTGAACTCGAACTGCATCCGGCGCCATTTCGCCGCCTGCTCGCAGGCGAGATCGAGTATCAGTGTTCCCAGCTCGACAATCTGTCCGCTGGCTTCGGCTACCGGAATGAACCGGGCGGGCGAAATCGGCCCTTCGTTCGGATGGGTCCACCGGGCCAGGACCTCAAGGCCGGTCAAAGCACGTGAAGTTGGGTTGATTTGCGGCTGGAAGTAGATCTCGATTTCGCGGGCTTCGATTGCTGATCGCAGCAGTCGTTCCATCTGTATCTGTTCCTGGAACGCGTCGTTGAGATCAGATGTGAAGAACACAGCTTGATCGCCGCCGCTGGCCTTGGCCTTGCGCAGCGCCAGTTCGGCGTTCCGATTGGCTTGATCAGCGTCCTCGGCGTCCTGATGCAAAAGCACGATGCCGGCAGAGCCGGTTATGTGGATTTCTCCGGCGGGCAACTGGTGCGGCTGCCGCCAGCCATCAAGCAGCTTTTCGGTGAGTGCGCAGGCCCTCGAGGCTGAATTGTCGCCACCAATCAGGACCACGAAATGGTCCGATGTCAGCCGTGCGGCCAGCACATCGGGGCCAAAAACATCCTTGATCTGCGCAGCCGCGAGCTTCAGCAGGTCGTCGCCGGTGGTTTGTCCGTAGGCATCGTTGATCTGTTTGAAATTGTCGATATCGAGATGCGCCAGCGTCCATTTGCCGGCGCCTGAGTGGCTCTCGCGCAGCGCGGCTTCGAGTTCGTTGAGATGCCGGCAGCGGTTGCTTAGCCCGGTCAGATCATCGCTATAGGCCAGCTGCGCAAGCTTGCCTTGCAAGGTCACAACCCGGTCGAGCCCCTGCGCCAGAGCGCCGACTTCGTCGTTTCGTTCCATGTAGGGCACCGTGCCGGATGGTCCGGCAGCGACGAGATCGTCGGCGAGTTTGGCCAGTACACGCAACGGCTTCAATTCGGTGCTCATGAAGCAGGCGCCCAGCGCGGCGACCAGCACCAGCACGAGCCCGGCGGCGATCGTGACCTGTGTGCGTAACTCGTCGCGCGCTGCAATCAGGTCGTCCACCCAACCGACATCGACAGCCAGCGCTCCCGCGACCGCGCCGAGTGATGTCTGGATCGGGGTCAGGTAGGCAAGACGCATCCGCCCCATCACCGGCACTTCGCCAAGGTGGGGGCGGTTGTTGTTCAGGTCTTCGTAAGCCGGATGACCAGCCTTGATCGACATCGGCGGGGGCATCGAGCCGTCAGGCTTGCGAAAGGTGGTGGCAAAGCGGTCGAATGCCCTGGTATGCGGATTGAACTTGAACAGGTTGGCAGCACCCTGGTTTATCTGACCGATGTCTTTCAGCAGTGCGTCGTGTTGAGTGCGGAAAGACAGCGAAACGTCGGCGGTATCGGCTTTCAGCCTTAGTGCCAGCGGGGCGCCGTCGGGGGCGTGGATTTCCACAAACTCGTTGTTGAGCTGTTCGGCAAAAAGCGCAGTTGCCGCGCGCGCCGCACGGTCGATACGCACGGCGGAATTGGTTGCCGTCACTTCGTAGAGTTTGACGTATCCAAGGGTAGCGGTGATCAGGATCGAGATTGAAACAATGACGACCAGTCGCGTTGTGATTCTGCCGGTTATGCCGTTGAGCAGCTGAAAGGCTCTGAGCATTCGCTATTACTCCCATGTATTGGTGGGCTTTTGTAACAAGTGATTATTAGGCAATAATTAAGATGAGTCAGTTCTCAGCCACCCTCAATTGTTAACCATGGGAAGGCGCGTAGCCCTGGCGACTTACTGCAAGGAAGATATGTTTCGGGTTTTGATGCAACGCGAAGCAGGTTTTATCAAACAGTTGTCTGTTGCCTCTATGACCGCATCTGCCGCCGTGTTCTGGAAGTTTTACGCCCCTGGCTGCACAATCTGGCGGCGTATCGTAGCGCACATGAAACCTCAACTTAACAAACTAAAAGTATAGTCAAAGCAATATCGAAAATAATTCCTTGTGGCACCAGAGTGATGGCGGTTCAGTTTTGATCAGGAAAATACTTGACCGCATCTCCAGTTCCATTGCGGTTCCCTCGGAAAATACCGATCTGCTCCGGGCCCAGTTTGAGGTTGTCTCCAGTCAGGTTCCGTTGATGTACAGTATTGTGCTCATCAATGCCTGGGCGCTCTCCATCACATTCCTGTCGACCGCGCCATTGTGGCTTTCGCTCTACATTCCGCTCGGGTTTACCGCCGTTTGCGGTGCTCGCCTTGTTGGTTGGTGGCGGTTGCGGCACATGGTTCCGACCGCCGAATACGCGCATCGGGCGCTCACGCTCACCACCCGACTCGCATTTCTGCTTACCGTGTTGATGACCGGCTGGGCGTTGGCGCTGTTTCCCTATGGCGATCCCTATATGCAGGGCTCGATTGCCTTTTTCATCGCCATAACCGGCCTCGGCGTCATCAATTGTCTGCAGCAATTGCGGTCGGCGACCATCATGGTCGCCATCGTCGTCAATTGCGTTTTCGTGACCTATTTCGCTCTCGCCGATATCACCTCGTTCATGGGCATGGCGGTCAACCTGGTGCTGGTTTCCGTCGCGCTGTTGCTGGTGGTGGCGGTTCAGTTCCGGCATTTCTCCGGCGCCGTCAGTGCCCGCGCCGAACTGGAGACGATCAGCAAGGAGAATGCCCGGCTGGCCAATCTCGACAGCCTGACCGGGCTCGCCAACCGTCGTGAATTCTTCACCCGCCTTGAAGGCTTGTTTGGCGAGGCCGAAGGCAAGCGACTCGCTGTCGGTGTGATTGATCTCGATGGCTTCAAACCCGTCAATGATCTTTACGGACACAAGGTCGGCGACAGGCTGCTGGTCGAGGTCGGCAAACGGCTTGCCGATGAGGCAGGAGACGGCAACCATATCGCCCGGCTCGGTGGTGACGAGTTCGCCCTGACCGTCGTTGATTGTCCTGATGATGGCGCATTGCTGGCTCTGGGCGAACGGATATGCGCGGCGCTGCGCGCTCCCTTCGTGCTGGCCGAAGCTACCGTGCAGATATCCGGGTCGATCGGTTTTTCGGTCTATCCGGAAACCGCAGGTCATGCGCAGGAACTTTATGAGCGTGCCGATTATGCGCTTTATTGCAGCAAGCGCACCAACCGTGGCCACCCGCTGCTGTTTACCAAGCAGCATATGGTTGAGATCGAGCAGAACACCCGGATTGAACAGGCGCTTTTGAATGCCGATCTGAATACCGAGTTGACGGTTTTCTATCAGCCGATCATCGCCATCGACACAGGAAAGACCATGGCCTTCGAGGCGCTGGCGCGCTGGACCAGTCCGGTGCTCGGCAATGTGCCGCCTTCTGACTTCATCCCCGTCGCCGAGCGGGCAGGCCTGATCAGCGAGCTGACCCGCATTCTGCTCAAAAAGGCCCTGGCGACGGCCTCTCAGTGGCCCGATAATGTGGGGTTGTCATTTAACCTGTCGGCCCATGACATCAGCTCCTCCAAGGCAGTGTCGCTCATTGTCGGTACCATCCTGGCAAGCGGCGTCGATCCGCAGCGGCTGGATCTGGAGCTCACCGAAACCGCGATGCTCCATGATTTCGCCCAGGCCAAGGCGGCCATCGAGATGCTGCAATTGCTTGGATGCGGGATCGCTCTGGATGATTTCGGAACCGGCTACTCCAGCCTCAGCCAGCTTCATGCCCTGCCGCTGACCAAGATCAAGATCGACCGCAGTTTCGTCTCCAATCTCGACCAGAACCCCGCCAGTTACAAGATCGTCAAATCCCTGCTGGCACTCAGTTCCGACATGGGGCTCGGCTGCGTGGTTGAGGGTGTCGAGACCAGTGAAGAGCTTGCCGCGCTGAAAAAGCTCGGAGGAAGGCTGGTCCAGGGCTATTTCTACTCGCCTCCGGTGCCCGCCAGCCAGCTTGAACGTTTTCTTCCGCAAACAACCGGTCCAGCCCGGATGGCGGGCTGATCACCGTCCCGCACGGTGCCGTGTATGCAAGTGTTCAGATAGCCAGATCTGCGACCACCGCATCCAGCACCAACATGCCTTGCGGCGTGCAGCGCAGCCGCTCCGGCCCCATTTCCTCGATCATGCCGTGCTGGACCAGAAAACTGGTTCGCTCCGGGTCGAGTTCGCGGCCCGACAACGCCTGCCAGCGCTTCAGGTCAATGCCCTCGCGCAATCGCAGACCCATCAGCAGCAATTCGTCGGCCTGTTCGGATAGGGTGAGTTCGCTGGTCTCGATCATGCCGTGGCCCGTTTCTGAAACCAGCGACAGCCATTTCTCCGGAGTCCGTTCGGTTGCGGTGGCAATCTTGCCGTCGGCGGTCGACAACCGCCCATGCGCGCCGGGACCGATGCCGGCGTAATCGCCGTAGCGCCAATAGGTCAGATTGTGCCGGCTTTCGGCGCCCGGCCGGGCGTGGTTAGACACCTCATAAGCAGGCAACCCATGGCTGTCGCAAACCTGACCGGTCAGTTCATAAAGTTCGGCCGACAGATCGCCATCCGGCACGATCAGCTTGCCGGCCTTGTGCAGGCCATAAAACGGCGTGCCTTCCTCAATCGTCAGTTGGTAGAGCGACAGGTGGTCGGCGGCCAGCGAGATCGCCTCTTCCAATTCCGCGGCCCAGGCCTGCGGTGTCTGGTCGGGACGGGCGTAGATCAGGTCGAACGACATCCGCGGAAAGATATCCCGAGCCAGACCGATGGCTTTGAGCGCATCAGCCCGGTCATGCAGCCGTCCGAGCCGTTTCAGGTCGGAGTCATTGAGCGCCTGCACGCCCATCGATACCCGGTTGACGCCGGCGTCGCGATAGCCGCGAAAGCGGCCCGCTTCGACGCTTGAGGGATTGGCTTCCAGCGTAATTTCGATGCCGTCGGGCACCACCCAGGCCGCGCGCACCGCGTCGAGAATGGCACCCACCGTTTCCGGCGCCATCAGCGACGGCGTGCCGCCGCCAAAAAAGATGCTGGTAACGACCTGCGGGCCGGAGAGCGCACGCATGGCAGCGATCTCGGCGCGGAACGCAGCGATATAGGCCTGTTGATCAACACCAGCATGCCGGACATGGCTGTTGAAATCGCAATAGGGGCATTTGGCTGCGCAAAACGGCCAGTGCAGATAAATCCCGAATCCGGGCTTGCCGGTGTCCGGCGCCAGCGTCGAACCAGAATTCGGCGCCGTTGCTGGCAATGGCGACAGGAGAGTGCTCACGTTGCGGGCACACCCAGGCACTGTTCGGCAAACAGCTTGAAGGCCCGCGCCCTGTGTGAAAGCGCCTGGCTCTGGCCGGGTTTCCAGCCGTGCTTTTCCTCGGCGGTCATTTCGCCAAAGGTGCGCTCATGACCATCAGGCCTGAACACCGGGTCATAGCCAAAGCCGGAGTTTCCACGCGGTGGCCAGACCAGCACGCCAGGCGCCTCGCCGCGGTAGAAGCTGACCTCGCCCTCGGGCGTGGCCAGACACAGCACGCTGACAAAGCGGCCAGTGCGCTCGGCATCGGTGGTTATCCCGCGAGCCTGCAGCGCATCTTCCACTTTCTGCATGGCCGCAGCAAAATCGCGTGTGCCATCAGCCATGGTCGCCCAGTCGGCGGTATAGACGCCGGGCGCGCCGTCGAGCGCATCGACCACCAGGCCGGAATCATCCGACAGCGCCATCTTGCCCGATGCCCGGGCCGAGGCCAGCGCCTTGGTGGCGGCGTTGGCCTCGAAGGTATCACCGGTCTCCTCGGGTTCGGAAAGGCCAAGCTCTGCTGCCGATGTGACCGAGACGCCGAGTGGGCC
This DNA window, taken from Hoeflea algicola, encodes the following:
- a CDS encoding putative bifunctional diguanylate cyclase/phosphodiesterase — its product is MLRAFQLLNGITGRITTRLVVIVSISILITATLGYVKLYEVTATNSAVRIDRAARAATALFAEQLNNEFVEIHAPDGAPLALRLKADTADVSLSFRTQHDALLKDIGQINQGAANLFKFNPHTRAFDRFATTFRKPDGSMPPPMSIKAGHPAYEDLNNNRPHLGEVPVMGRMRLAYLTPIQTSLGAVAGALAVDVGWVDDLIAARDELRTQVTIAAGLVLVLVAALGACFMSTELKPLRVLAKLADDLVAAGPSGTVPYMERNDEVGALAQGLDRVVTLQGKLAQLAYSDDLTGLSNRCRHLNELEAALRESHSGAGKWTLAHLDIDNFKQINDAYGQTTGDDLLKLAAAQIKDVFGPDVLAARLTSDHFVVLIGGDNSASRACALTEKLLDGWRQPHQLPAGEIHITGSAGIVLLHQDAEDADQANRNAELALRKAKASGGDQAVFFTSDLNDAFQEQIQMERLLRSAIEAREIEIYFQPQINPTSRALTGLEVLARWTHPNEGPISPARFIPVAEASGQIVELGTLILDLACEQAAKWRRMQFEFKHISVNVSPIQLWQSNFVGLVKETLARHGLSGHDLCIEITESVFVDHSEHRIAAVLSAIRALGVSLSLDDFGSGYSSLGYLNRLPFDQLKIDRSFVSDADTDYRKQRVLRGVLELGRGLGFNLVVEGTETLEEVKVATSTGCDSVQGFYFARPAPALLIPELVNRIARTRPAPKAIPA
- the rdgB gene encoding RdgB/HAM1 family non-canonical purine NTP pyrophosphatase; its protein translation is MAHAPLSEILVASRNAGKIAEIRDLFGPLGVSVTSAAELGLSEPEETGDTFEANAATKALASARASGKMALSDDSGLVVDALDGAPGVYTADWATMADGTRDFAAAMQKVEDALQARGITTDAERTGRFVSVLCLATPEGEVSFYRGEAPGVLVWPPRGNSGFGYDPVFRPDGHERTFGEMTAEEKHGWKPGQSQALSHRARAFKLFAEQCLGVPAT
- a CDS encoding putative bifunctional diguanylate cyclase/phosphodiesterase encodes the protein MYSIVLINAWALSITFLSTAPLWLSLYIPLGFTAVCGARLVGWWRLRHMVPTAEYAHRALTLTTRLAFLLTVLMTGWALALFPYGDPYMQGSIAFFIAITGLGVINCLQQLRSATIMVAIVVNCVFVTYFALADITSFMGMAVNLVLVSVALLLVVAVQFRHFSGAVSARAELETISKENARLANLDSLTGLANRREFFTRLEGLFGEAEGKRLAVGVIDLDGFKPVNDLYGHKVGDRLLVEVGKRLADEAGDGNHIARLGGDEFALTVVDCPDDGALLALGERICAALRAPFVLAEATVQISGSIGFSVYPETAGHAQELYERADYALYCSKRTNRGHPLLFTKQHMVEIEQNTRIEQALLNADLNTELTVFYQPIIAIDTGKTMAFEALARWTSPVLGNVPPSDFIPVAERAGLISELTRILLKKALATASQWPDNVGLSFNLSAHDISSSKAVSLIVGTILASGVDPQRLDLELTETAMLHDFAQAKAAIEMLQLLGCGIALDDFGTGYSSLSQLHALPLTKIKIDRSFVSNLDQNPASYKIVKSLLALSSDMGLGCVVEGVETSEELAALKKLGGRLVQGYFYSPPVPASQLERFLPQTTGPARMAG
- the rsmI gene encoding 16S rRNA (cytidine(1402)-2'-O)-methyltransferase; this translates as MTRKHTQSRAETDAGKASDPAAQPERQFRIGAHEVDARPLSPGLYLVATPIGNLGDISIRALETLAGADIIACEDTRVSRVLLDRFGITTRPYAYHEHNAERVGPKLMAALDAGKSVALISDAGTPLISDPGYRLSQTAIEAGVPVIPIPGASAPMAALVASGLPSDAFLFAGFLPSKDKARRDRLGEFKTVAATLMFFESPNRLAACLKSAADVLGTDRPAAVCRELTKAFEEVRRGPLGELAAQYEDENVRGEIVLVIGPGSTPLPSETDVDALLAKLAAELPAGKAATEAARLTGFPRKDLYQRLLDMKDLAAKGEA
- the hemW gene encoding radical SAM family heme chaperone HemW codes for the protein MSTLLSPLPATAPNSGSTLAPDTGKPGFGIYLHWPFCAAKCPYCDFNSHVRHAGVDQQAYIAAFRAEIAAMRALSGPQVVTSIFFGGGTPSLMAPETVGAILDAVRAAWVVPDGIEITLEANPSSVEAGRFRGYRDAGVNRVSMGVQALNDSDLKRLGRLHDRADALKAIGLARDIFPRMSFDLIYARPDQTPQAWAAELEEAISLAADHLSLYQLTIEEGTPFYGLHKAGKLIVPDGDLSAELYELTGQVCDSHGLPAYEVSNHARPGAESRHNLTYWRYGDYAGIGPGAHGRLSTADGKIATATERTPEKWLSLVSETGHGMIETSELTLSEQADELLLMGLRLREGIDLKRWQALSGRELDPERTSFLVQHGMIEEMGPERLRCTPQGMLVLDAVVADLAI